The following proteins come from a genomic window of Sorghum bicolor cultivar BTx623 chromosome 3, Sorghum_bicolor_NCBIv3, whole genome shotgun sequence:
- the LOC110434098 gene encoding arabinogalactan peptide 22-like: MMSSLTAARLALVAYLLLATLLHPCLCHAATAVAAPAAAAPTAAGNWRVDPKSIDQGVAYVLMLLALFVTYIVH; encoded by the exons ATGATGAGCTCGCTGACGGCGGCGAGGCTCGCTCTGGTGGCGTACCTGCTGCTCGCGACGCTGCTGCACCCCTGCCTCTGCCATGCtgcaacggccgtggcggctcCGGCGGCCGCCGCTCCTACTGCCGCCGGCAACTGGAGAGTGGATC CGAAATCGATTGACCAGGGGGTGGCGTACGTCCTCATGCTCCTCGCGCTCTTCGTCACCTACATCGTGCACTGA
- the LOC8082168 gene encoding light-harvesting complex-like protein OHP2, chloroplastic: MSLAPSIPSIKVKVGAVSVAPPHRACRSFVVIRSSKAEGPIRRPAAPPLSPPPPMPPKTPALSTPPTLSQPPTPVKPAVPPTSSLPTPPSPELKPVEAQAPAAALQRPVAGAVTLEYQRKVAKDLQEYFKKKKLEEADQGPFFGFLPKNEISNGRWAMFGFAVGMLTEYATGSDFVQQMKILLSNFGIVDLD, from the exons ATGTCTCTGGCCCCGTCCATCCCTTCCATCAAGGTGAAGGTGGGGGCCGTCTCGGTCGCGCCGCCGCACCGCGCATGCCGGTCCTTCGTGGTGATCAGGAGCTCCAAGGCGGAGGGACCCATCCGGAGACCTGCGGCGCCTCCGctgtcgccgccgccaccgatGCCACCCAAGACGCCGGCTCTGTCCACTCCTCCCACCCTGTCGCAGCCTCCGACGCCCGTGAAGCCCGCTGTTCCACCCACGTCGTCGCTGCCGACGCCACCTTCTCCTGAGCTGAAGCCGGTTGAGGCCCAGGCCCCGGCGGCAGCGCTGCAGAGGCCGGTGGCTGGGGCTGTGACGCTGGAGTACCAGAGGAAGGTGGCCAAGGACCTGCAGGAgtacttcaagaagaagaagctggAGGAGGCTGACCAGGGTCCGTTCTTTGGGTTCTTGCCCAAGAATGAGATTTCCAACGGAAG GTGGGCCATGTTTGGGTTTGCAGTAGGGATGCTAACAGAGTACGCAACAGGCTCGGATTTTGTTCAGCAAATGAAGATCCTTCTCTCCAATTTTGGAATTGTGGACTTGGATTAA
- the LOC8082465 gene encoding uncharacterized protein LOC8082465: MSTNLGGAPCCCFRLSQLQPAAVRLRLPPARATDTSASQSPARLRAVLEQVDQALSKGNDEAALSLVRSSQGVDGGLRAFGAARQVPQRLYTLDELKLNGIDTSAFLSPVDLTLGSIERNIQIAAILGGLSVSAALELSQLQILFLILGLLSLWSVDFVYFGGGVRNLVLDTIGHYLSQKYHNRVVQHEAGHFLIAYLLGVLPKGYTITSLDTLINQGSLNVQAGTAFVDYEFLGEINTGKLSATMVNKFSCIALAGVATEYLLYGLAEGGLADINKLDGLLKSLGFTQKKADSQVRWAVLNTVLILRRHEKARSQLAEAMSTGKSVGSCIQVIEECISTDDI; the protein is encoded by the exons ATGAGCACGAACCTGGGAGGAGCCCCTTGTTGCTGCTTCCGCTTGTCCCAGTTGCAGCCCGCCGCCGTTAGACTCCGGTTGCCGCCTGCTCGCGCCACAGACACTTCGGCTTCCCAGTCGCCGGCGCGCCTGAGGGCGGTGCTGGAGCAGGTGGACCAGGCGCTAAGCAAGGGGAACGACGAGGCTGCGCTCTCCCTTGTGCGCAGTTCGCAGGGGGTTGACGGCGGACTTCGGGCTTTTGGCGCCGCCAGGCAG GTACCTCAACGACTTTATACATTGGATGAGCTTAAACTGAATGGGATTGATACTTCTGCTTTCCTATCGCCCGTGGATCTGACACTAGGATCAATTGAGAGAAATATCCAAATTGCTGCAATTCTTGGAGGGCTTTCTGTATCTGCTGCATTAGAGCTTTCTCAACTCCAAATCCTGTTTCTCATACTAGGTCTACTATCTTTGTGGTCCGTGGACTTT GTATATTTTGGTGGTGGGGTGAGAAACTTGGTTCTTGATACAATTGGTCACTATCTCAGCCAGAAGTATCACAACAGAGTTGTTCAG CATGAAGCTGGTCACTTCTTGATAGCATACTTGCTTGGAGTGCTTCCAAAAGGATATACAATTACAAGCTTGGATACACTTATCAATCAAGGATCGCTTAACGTGCAAGCTGGAACAGCTTTTGTGGACTATGAGTTCCTTGGAGAG ATCAATACAGGCAAGCTATCTGCAACG ATGGTGAACAAGTTCTCGTGTATAGCACTAGCTGGAGTCGCAACAGAGTATCTTCTGTACGGACTTGCAGAAGGAGGATTAGCTGACATCAATAAG CTTGATGGATTGCTCAAGAGTTTGGGTTTCACCCAAAAGAAAGCTGATTCACAGGTGAGGTGGGCTGTGCTGAACACTGTCCTCATACTGCGTCGCCATGAAAAAGCTAGATCGCAGCTtgcagaggcaatgtctacaggCAAGTCAGTGGGCTCTTGCATCCAAGTCATAGAAGAGTGTATAAGCACTGACGATATTTAA
- the LOC8082464 gene encoding uncharacterized protein LOC8082464 — protein sequence MLLAVEGGGFFSSSASGYSHGLALLLLGRKAEEKPVKVSPWNQYRLVDRETEQVYQLPSAANAKDQAPGKCAPFVCFGCTANGLEVASPPKAASSSAPGNGASQEEASCSANKTLTTSGSIGGSERRGCLKSNSKRDSLEHRIVVSEGEEPRESVEEVQTLRSSVERRKVQWTDTCGKELFEIREFETSDEGLSDDDAENEGFRKCECVIQ from the exons ATGCTACTGGCCGTGGAAGGAGGAGGGTTCTTCTCGTCTTCAGCGTCAGGGTACAGCCATGGCCTCGCGCTCTTGCTGCTCGGGCGGAAAGCTGAGGAGAAGCCCGTCAAGGTCTCGCCGTGGAACCAGTACCGGCTAGTCGACCGGGAGACCGAGCAGGTGTACCAGCTGCCCTCCGCGGCCAACGCCAAGGACCAGGCGCCTGGGAAATGCGCTCCCTTCGTCTGCTTTGGGTGCACGGCGAATGGGCTCGAGGTGGCGTCTCCTCCCAAAGCGGCCTCCAGCAGTGCGCCCGGTAACGGTGCCTCACAGGAAGAAGCCTCTTGTTCAGCAAACAAGACGTTGACCACTAGTGGCTCCATCGGTGGCAGTGAGAGACGAGGCTGtcttaagagcaactccaaaagGGATTCTTTGGAGCACCGTATAGTGGTGAGCGAGGGTGAAGAACCGCGCGAGTCTGTGGAAGAGGTGCAGACCTTGAGATCTAGCGTGGAACGGAGGAAAGTTCAGTGGACAGATACATGTGGAAAGGAGCTTTTTGAGATAAGGGAGTTTGAAACAAG CGACGAGGGCTTGTCAGATGATGATGCAGAAAACGAAGGTTTCCGGAAATGTGAGTGTGTGATTCAGTAG
- the LOC8082169 gene encoding putative pentatricopeptide repeat-containing protein At5g09950, with translation MHRKLPPLPHLTLRSASSSSAAASASPPPPRRLPPPVPLRDLLAHRLPPPRSPSSPPPPRPHADLVLLLRRRGDAANSPENLHVELIKRGLNHDLFLSNHLVNSYAKGARLAAASRVFDEMPQRNAVSWTCLLSGYVLQGITEEAFRVFRAMLREVEPGCRPTSFTFGTLLRACQDGGPDRLGFATQVHGLLSKTEYASNTTVCNALISMYGSCTVGPPILAQRVFDGTPIRDLITWNALMSVYAKKGDVVSTFTLFMDMQREDSRIQLRPTEHTFGSLITATSLSSGSSAVLDQVFVSVLKSGCSSDLYVGSALVSAFARHGLIDEAKDIFLSLKEKNAVTLNGLIVGLVKQHCSEEAVKIFVGTRNTIVVNADTYVVLLSAIAEYSIPEEGLRKGKEAHGHMLRTGLTDLKIAVSNGLVNMYAKCGAIDSASKIFQLMEATDRISWNTIISALDQNGNCEEAVMHYCLMRQSCISPSNFAVISSLSSCAGLKLLSAGQQVHCDAVKWGLDLDTSVSNVLVKMYGECGAMSDCWKVFNSMADHDEVSWNSMMGVMASSQAPISETVEVFNNMMRGGLIPNKVTFVNLLAALSPLSVLELGKQFHAAVLKHGVMDDNVVDNALISCYAKSGDMNSCEHLFSNMSGRRDAVSWNSMISGYIYNGYLQEAMDCVWLMLHSGQIMDCCTFSIILNACASVAALERGMEMHAFGIRSHLESDVVVESALVDMYSKCGRVDYASKLFNSMTQRNEFSWNSMISGYARHGLGRKALETFEEMLRSRESPDHVTFVSVLSACSHAGLVERGLEYFEMMPDHGILPQIEHYSCVIDLLGRAGKIDKIKEYIQRMPMKPNALIWRTVLVACRQSKDGSKIELGREALRVLLEIEPQNPVNYVLASNFHAATGMWEDTAKARAGMRQATVKKEAGRSWVTLNDGVHTFMAGDRSHPNTKEIYEKLNFLIQNIRNAGYIPLTEYALYDLEEENKEELLRYHSEKLAIAFVLTRSSSGPIRIMKNLRVCGDCHIAFRYISQMISRQIILRDSIRFHHFKDGKCSCGDYW, from the coding sequence ATGCACCGGAAGCTCCCGCCATTACCTCACCTCACACTCCGCTCCGCCTCTTCCTCTTCAGCCGCCGCATCCGCTTCCCCGCCGCCGCCTAGACGCCTCCCTCCTCCCGTCCCACTGCGCGACCTCCTCGCTCACCGCCTCCCGCCGCCTCGCTCGCCGTCCTCACCTCCACCGCCGCGCCCTCAcgccgatctcgtcctcctgctccgccgccgcggcgacgCCGCCAACTCTCCGGAAAACCTCCACGTCGAGCTCATCAAGCGGGGGCTCAATCATGACCTCTTCTTATCCAACCATCTCGTCAACTCCTACGCCAAGGGCGCGCGCCTGGCTGCCGCGAGCCGGGTGTTCGACGAAATGCCCCAGCGGAACGCCGTCTCCTGGACCTGCCTCCTCTCCGGGTACGTGCTGCAGGGCATCACCGAAGAGGCCTTCCGGGTGTTCCGCGCCATGCTGCGGGAGGTGGAGCCCGGGTGCAGGCCCACGTCCTTCACCTTCGGGACCTTGCTCCGGGCCTGCCAGGATGGAGGACCCGACCGTCTGGGCTTCGCGACCCAGGTCCATGGGCTGCTGTCGAAGACGGAATATGCGTCAAACACTACTGTGTGCAATGCTCTGATCTCAATGTATGGTAGCTGCACTGTTGGTCCACCGATCCTAGCGCAGCGGGTGTTTGATGGCACGCCGATCAGGGACTTGATCACATGGAACGCATTGATGTCTGTTTATGCTAAGAAAGGTGATGTGGTTTCAACGTTCACTCTGTTCATGGATATGCAGCGAGAAGATTCCAGGATTCAGCTGCGCCCAACAGAGCATACCTTTGGCAGTTTGATCACCGCCACGTCTCTGTCATCAGGCAGCTCGGCTGTGCTTGACCAAGTATTCGTGAGTGTGCTCAAATCTGGCTGTTCTAGTGACCTCTACGTGGGGAGTGCTCTGGTTAGCGCTTTTGCGAGACATGGCTTGATTGATGAAGCTAAGGACATCTTTCTCAGTTTGAAAGAGAAGAATGCAGTCACCTTAAATGGATTGATAGTTGGCTTGGTCAAGCAACACTGCAGTGAAGAAGCAGTAAAGATTTTTGTGGGGACAAGGAATACTATTGTTGTTAACGCAGATACATATGTTGTGTTGCTCAGTGCCATAGCTGAATATTCTATACCTGAAGAAGGGCTGAGGAAAGGTAAGGAAGCCCATGGGCATATGCTTAGAACTGGGCTTACTGATCTGAAAATTGCTGTTAGTAATGGACTGGTTAATATGTATGCCAAATGTGGTGCCATCGATAGTGCCTCTAAAATTTTTCAGCTAATGGAAGCAACGGACAGGATTTCCTGGAACACCATCATCTCAGCTCTTGATCAGAATGGTAACTGTGAAGAAGCAGTTATGCATTACTGTCTTATGAGGCAAAGTTGCATAAGCCCATCAAATTTTGCAGTAATCAGTTCCTTGAGTTCATGTGCAGGTTTGAAACTTTTAAGTGCTGGTCAGCAAGTGCATTGTGATGCTGTTAAGTGGGGTCTAGATTTAGATACTTCTGTTTCAAATGTACTGGTTAAAATGTATGGAGAATGTGGAGCTATGTCAGATTGCTGGAAGGTTTTCAACTCTATGGCTGACCACGATGAAGTTTCTTGGAACTCTATGATGGGTGTCATGGCCAGTTCACAAGCACCTATTTCTGAAACTGTCGAAGTTTTCAACAATATGATGAGGGGTGGTTTGATCCCAAATAAAGTAACATTTGTAAACTTACTTGCTGCTTTGTCTCCATTGTCCGTTCTTGAATTGGGGAAGCAGTTTCATGCTGCAGTGCTGAAGCATGGAGTTATGGATGACAATGTGGTAGATAATGCCCTCATATCATGTTATGCGAAATCAGGAGATATGAATTCCTGTGAGCATCTGTTTTCTAACATGTCTGGCAGAAGGGATGCcgtctcgtggaattctatgatTTCAGGTTACATCTACAATGGCTATCTACAGGAGGCTATGGATTGTGTATGGCTTATGCTACATAGTGGCCAAATCATGGATTGTTGCACTTTCTCCATTATACTAAATGCATGTGCTTCTGTGGCAGCATTGGAGCGTGGAATGGAGATGCACGCTTTTGGTATTAGGTCACACTTGGAATCAGATGTCGTGGTTGAGAGTGCTCTTGTTGATATGTACTCCAAGTGTGGTAGGGTGGATTATGCCTCTAAGCTTTTCAATTCTATGACTCAGAGGAATGAATTTTCATGGAATTCTATGATTTCTGGTTATGCAAGACATGGTCTTGGAAGGAAAGCCCTTGAAACATTTGAGGAAATGCTGCGCAGCAGAGAAAGTCCAGACCATGTCACTTTTGTCAGCGTCCTATCTGCATGCAGTCATGCTGGATTGGTGGAAAGAGGATTAGAATACTTTGAAATGATGCCGGATCATGGTATACTACCTCAGATTGAACATTATTCTTGTGTCATAGACCTTCTCGGTCGAGCTGGTAAGATTGACAAGATAAAGGAGTACATACAAAGAATGCCAATGAAACCTAACGCTCTCATATGGAGGACTGTTTTAGTTGCTTGCCGACAGTCAAAAGACGGGTCTAAGATTGAACTGGGGAGAGAAGCTTTAAGGGTGCTTTTGGAAATagagcctcaaaatcctgtaaACTATGTTCTGGCATCTAACTTTCATGCAGCTACAGGAATGTGGGAAGATACAGCCAAAGCCCGAGCTGGAATGAGGCAAGCGACAGTGAAAAAGGAGGCTGGTCGCAGTTGGGTAACCCTAAATGATGGAGTTCATACTTTCATGGCTGGTGATAGATCACATCCAAACACCAAAGAAATATACGAAAAGCTGAATTTTTTGATACAGAATATAAGAAATGCTGGTTATATTCCCCTGACAGAGTATGCCTTGTATGATCTcgaagaagaaaacaaagaggAGCTGTTGAGGTATCATAGTGAGAAGCTAGCCATTGCTTTCGTTCTGACTCGTTCCTCAAGTGGCCCAATAAGAATAATGAAGAACCTTCGGGTTTGCGGAGATTGTCACATAGCCTTTAGATACATTTCTCAGATGATTAGCCGGCAAATCATTTTAAGGGATTCTATCCGATTTCATCATTTCAAAGATGGGAAGTGTTCTTGTGGAGATTACTGGTAA